Genomic window (Neurospora crassa OR74A linkage group VI, whole genome shotgun sequence):
CCGCCGAGTCAGTGCCCAGCAGACTACCTGCTTGTTTCACCACCAGAACCATCAGAAACAAATCCCAATCTTCAGTACTTCCTCACCTCCACTCATCCACTTGGTGTCCTTGTATTATCATCCCTCTCGATACCAACAGACTCATCCGATACATCGCCTCGGCTTCCATCTCTACCTCCGGGGCGGGTGCCAATTGCCATCCATTCCTCTACTCTCCGTCAACACTCGTACACCTCCCGCAGCTCATGGTTCTCCCACTATAAGAAggcctctccttctcttcttccggttacaatcttcttctcctggcCCTCAACGATATCCTCAGCCTCAGGTACGCCGGTTCGATAACGGCCTCAGCCTCTGCTGTTATCTTCTCTCatatccttccttttctatCATCCTTTCCTTCGCCGGACATCCAAATTCCCTCAAAACATCATATCTCCTTGAACTCACTGTTCACACGCCATCCGTCTTCACACAACTACAGCGAGTGCCAAACCTGAACACTTCGTGGCCATCGGATCTGATCTGAGGCATCCGTCTCTCTTTCACATCGAGACATCCAGGGGATCACAGACCATGGACGACCTTACGCCACCACCCACTCTCAATGGAGACGAGCCAAATGAAGAAGGGCCCTGCACGAACACGCAATGTGCCCATGCTCGTGTCATTCTTGTTGGACTTAACGACACTCTCCGAAGGGAGAGGGATCGAgcccgagaagaagcagctgaCCTCAGGAGAGAGGTTAATAGGTTAAAGGCGAAAAAAGCAAAGCACACACAAGTGGTATGTAATAGCAAAGTGATTTTGGGCACTGGAGAAGTACTGACATCAACTAGACCTGGCCAGAAATGCTACGCCAACATATTGCAACCAGACAACCGCCATGGACAACAGTATGGAAACAATGcaataaggaggagaataTGAGCGTGCGAATCAACTGGGTGCATCCAAATATCAAGTTTGTTACGccagaggaaggagaagcagcCATGCCAGATCCATCTGGTCCTGTCAACAACGGAAGGTTTAACTTTAATGCCCTCCCGGCCGAAGTCCAGGCCAGGATCTTCCAACTCTGGTTATTCAAAAAGGGCAAACTTATCCACGTTATTTCCCGACTCGACCCCTTCGTCCCAAACGAGGACTTTCCAGAAGAAGCGGCCCTCAGAAACCGAAGTGGTCTCAAAAATgtctttttttggggggagCGGCGCTGTAACATCACCGACAGCGGGCAAAACCCTAATTCTCTGCTCCGTGTCCTTCTTGTATGCCGTCGATTCTTCTTCATTGGCATCCACTGCTTCTACGGCCTTAATTCCTTCGCTTTCTCCAGCTTGGGCGAATTTTCACGGTTCTGTCAAGGGATCGGTCCGGCCCGTGTTAGCCGCTTACAGCACCTTGAGATTACACTGATGGGAAATCAATACCTGACCGTTCCTTCTGTTTCGCGCCGCACCTCCCCTCTCAGCTTTCTCTTGGACTGTCATCGTCTCAAAAGTCTCGTTATTTTCGTCAATGAAAGCGAGAAGACATATACCCGTCGTCGGTATGAAAATTCAAGAATCCAGGACTTTATGGTTCGCCAAACCGCTGGCCAGCCTAACCAGCGCAAGCATCGCGCCCTCCGCTGCATTCAAGGAATGGATTTTATTTATGCCCTCCGTGGTCTGGAATGGATTCGCTTTTATGACTTGTATAAGGCCATTGCATCTACATCCAGGACCGTTATCCGTGAGCCAGTGGCGGACTGGTCATTCGTCGACGACGTTACGAATACCACCACTATGCAGAAAGTTCCCAGCCGTCGGGAGAGCTCAAGATTAGAGAACCTGGAGCCTCTTTTCGGCGACAATGACCATTGGAACCCCGGCCAGGCAGATTGGAGGCTCGTCAGAAGCTTTTACAATGATAATGCTGGCACATGGTCGTATGACCAGCTCCTCGGTGGGGTTCATGCCAATATTCCGTCGCATATGAGTGCGAGCAGTGGGCCAAGACAGGGGCACTCTTCGACTTCGCGAAACTCAAGTTCTTCGAGCTCAAGTTCTTCAAGCTCAAGTTCTTCGAGTTCAAGCTCAAGTTCTTCGAGTTCGAGCTCAAGTTCTTCTAGTGGACCGCATCATGGGGGTGGAGGTCCGGCTATGAGTGCCGCAGGAAGCTCCATTACCGACGCTATTGATCTTGGTGATTCGGAATCCACCCCCGGTCCCAACACAGAAACCGACTTACCACCCAGAATTACTACCGAAAGGGCCGCCAGTATGATGATCGAACTCTCATCGGATTCAGAATCCGATTCAGACGACGATAGCCTCTTCGTTAGCCAACGacaccaaccccaacaacaagaGCCTAGCCCAACCCCCCACCCCTCAGAAGGAGGCCCCAGCGTGACGGCATCCGTCCCAGCCCGCCTCCATTCCCTCACGCCCATGGGCTCCATGACTTCCGGTCTCCTGGATAGAGGCTTCTCCGTCCCAGCCAACCTTGGACGCCTTGAAACTTCTTCAGGACTTAGTTCCAGAAGTAATTCGATACCCAGAGATCCCCAAAGCTTCGCTTCGTTGCTTAACATCCAACCAGCGTCGTCAGCGGCGAGGTACTTACCTCCTAACAACGCAGCTGCTCTGGAGTCCGCTAGTGCAGTTGCTTCTTCGTCGAGGAGGGGTTCTATGTCTTTTTCCATGTCGAGGTCGCTTTCTAGATCTCTTTCGAGGTCGGTTTCCAGGTCTGGGTCGTTGGTTATTGAGAGAAATGGGAATGGAAGTCGAGCGGGGTCGGCGTCTAGTTACAGAATACGCTTACGGTATAGATCTTCAGGGAGTTCGGGATCAGGGAGTTCAGGATCGGAGCTGTTTGTAAGGCAGACTCCGAGGCTGTTGGGAGGTGCAAGTGATAGGGAGAGTGTAGATTTGACGAACgttgatgaggatggcgaggatgatggtcatggtggtggtggtctgcttgggagaagtagaggtagtgaaaGTGGGAATGGGGAGTTGATGACgattgatgaggatgatgatgagaacgGGGATCAAGATATGGAGGGTCGGGATAGTGGGTATGAAGGGGATAGCGATATTGAGATGGTGGATTCGGTTTAGGCCTAACTCCATTTTGATGAGGCGTTGGAGGACGGAATTGAAGGAGTTCAGGTGGGCTTGCAATGTCTCTACTCGAGGGCGAAATGCatgggtggtgttgggggAGGCGTTGGGCTGGTCGATACCCCTTTTTATTCGCAGATGGGCATATTTCTCAGGCGAAAATGCCTTCATCTGCTTCACAGACGCCTTAGATTATTTCGCTGATGCATTTTTGGTAGGCTCGTAGCCCTTGGGGGATTTCAGAGATGCCTACATGCTACTTACGTAGTTACCATCTGGTTACCTCCAGATTAGATATCAGAATCGATGATTTCCAACTCTTCCTTACCTCTCTACTGTACAAGTTATTACTCAAACCCACCCACCTCCATTCCCCAAaacctcctcatccccctccctctcctcacAAAAACCCCCCATTCTTCCCTCCGGATCCCACTTCCTCCTAACCTCCCTCAATTTCCGCGCACACTCATCACTCCAAaacctcgccctcctcaccctAAAGTCCGCATCCCCCAGGTAACTCCCCACAGCATACTTCTCCACCCCTTTGAAGACATCCCTAACCCACCCCGTACACCgctcgtcatcttcttcatcagACCAGACGGTATACACAGCAAAGTAGTGATCACTTTGCATCGAGAGAGCCATTGGTTCTCCCTGAGGATCTAGAAGCGGGCGACGGGACCGGGGGTTCATGGAGAACCAGAGAGCAGAAGATTTGACCGTTGGTAAAGTCGTGAAAGCTTTTTCGAGGACGTCAGGGACTGATATAGATTCCTCCGTAGCCTCCATGCCGTGTGCTCCTAAGCCGGATGAGGAGGCCGGGgtcccagaagaagaagacaaatcattagaaatataagcgTTATCACAGCAATACCTATGTCCCCACGGGCTGGCCAACAGTTGCTGTTTGTACTCTTGCGTGAGGGAGGTCGGTTGGCAGAAGACCAGGTGTTTGGTGCCGGGCGGGTGCAGGTCGTGGATGGGTTGCagggcggcgagggcggcggagcgggaggtggtgaagagggtgAAGGAGGCGAGGATGGTGGGTTCCGGGTCGTAGTCTGAGTCCTTTGCTGGGTTCGGGTCGTATGGGTTTTTGGAGGTGGAAGTGCGGAGGTGGGAGGAGACGCAGACGATTTCCATGCCTGGGTCGCAGGTTGGTGCGATCTGGATGGACGGGCAGGGGTGGGTGAGTAAGCTAGATGAAAGTAGGTGGTAGAGGTAAAGAGACGACatgaggaagggaagggaaggtaagggaagggaagggaaggggagggggaaaaacACACGTTGATTGCCCATTGCAGGACTTTCTTGAAGAGTGAGACAGGGTAGAAGTACAGGCTGTGGTACATCTCCAGAAGTGGCCGTGTACGAAGGTAGAGACGAGTGACGATGGCTGGGAATCCGGGGCCGGCTCCTCGCGCTGCCCAAAAGAGATCGGGGTGGGAGTCTTTGTTGATGAGAAGGTGTTGGCCATCGGCTGTCACGACTTCCATGCTGATGACGGATTCACATGCCCATCCCCAGTTCTGTATGTGGTGTTATCAAGCTTCATGTCAGCATCATAGAGGTACTCACCCACATCCCATctcaaaaaaaaactcaCCTTACAATTCCACCCCATCCCCCCTTGCAACAAAAACCCTCCCAACCCAACATCAGGACAATGCCCGCCCGcaaacatcctcctccccttcccgcttcctcctcctcccatccaCACCAAAAAGTCATTCAGTTCCTGCCCCGTCATCGACGGCGGACACGCCACCACCTGGGACTCTTCATCATACCAAACACACGCCTCCGCCGGTCCCCTTTCAGCCGAATCATCCATCACTCTCTCCGTACACCCGTACTTTCCATGATGCCCGAACCATTCTATCTTAAGCGTGTCCGGCAGTTCCAGCTCGCATAAATCCACCAAAATAGCATCCCCCCTTACGCTCCACGCCGCCCAACTATGACCCCCGCTACGCACACTCACGCGCTTGCCTGTGGCCTTGGCGTACTCAACTACGGCGATGACTTCGGCCGTGGTGCGCGGATGGACGACAGCGCGCACGTGGGGGGTGAGGGAGTAATCGCGGCGGTGGTTGAAGACGCGGCCCCAGACTGCTTGGGTGAAGCGGTCGgaaggggtggaggaggaggaggaggaggattggaGGACTGTTTTTCTGGGGAGAACTACTGGGTCGACGATGTCGAGATCCATTTGGTCATgtcctgcttcttcttcttcttgttgaggAGGGGCATGGTTGTTGATCGCGGCGGCTTTGGCGTCCGCTGCTCTTTCGGCGAAGCATGCCTGGATCCATGCTgggacggaggaagaggaggaggaggaggaggaggatgaggaggggtGGGATGTGATGGTTAGGTGGTCCAAGTTCTGGGCGAGTGACTCCATCGACGTGGGCTTGTGGGAGAGACGGAAAAATGATTTGTTGGTGTTTTTTTTACATGGAGTGCTCAATGTTGACGGTGTTCGGCTGAATCaaggtgaggaagaggagcgaATGCCACCATCGCTGCATCCATCTCGCTGTTCTGGCCTGCAGACCGAACCCACTATTACGCTCTAAAAAACCGCTAATGGACAACTGTTTGATCAACGATATAGGTGGCTGTAGATAATCCTGACATGGGCTTTAGGTTGGTTTGTTGGCGTTGAACACCTAGCATTGGACATTGGTGTAGCCAATCATGAATTTCGAGGCTTGCGTTGTTCGTGGTGAATGGAAAAacgaagcagaagaagcgccTGAAGGCACTGTAGTAGGTAGTCCAGCGCTGTACGAGCGGGGGTCTTGATCATGAATGGCGCCTGACAGGATTGGGAAAAGGGGTGTCAACATTCTCGAgttcgggttagggttggttGAATGAAATGCCCGAACTTCACCGACGACACTGTGATCTATTGTTAATAGCAATCCTTTATCTGTTCATTGCGTGCGATTATGACAAGGGTTTGGATCAGCCAAAGTGCTTTCATGATTTGGAGCAAGAGTGAAAAAGTTCGGGAAGCTTGTCAATCGGGTTGAAACCTGGCGGCCTTGCCTCAACAACTTCTTCCTCGGAGCTCTGCTGCCCACGATACAGTGGTGAATACTTTTCCTATAGGTAGTAACTTGTATTTGCTGAATAAGCTGGTTTGTTTTCTCTTAATCTTACTCCTTTCATCATTTATTAGGGTAACTCGGTAGGTGGTTTGGGTGCAATGAACAAGACGTTCGTTGGCACCAGGCGCGCAGAACTTGGAAGACGAGCGTGCATCTTCATGAGGTCGTCTACACTGATCACTCAATCGTCATGTTCCTTTCTCAAAAAGAAGATGAaataacaaacaaacaaaattACAATCAGCGGGGAAtcagtaaaaaaaaaagtgaaaacacaaagaaagaaatccccccccaaaaaactTCCCGGCATTTCCATCCAAGCTGGGATACAGCCGGATGAAAGTACCAGGACATTGTCCGATAGGAGAGTTGAACTCCTGGCCTTTGTAGATACATTTTCATATACCTGCAACGCTCTACCAACTGAGCTAATCGAACTTTGTTATTTATATGGTCATCCTCCCTTctatatgtacctacctgtagGGATTGAGGGTTACTTAAGCGGGCGGGAGAGGGTTGGGGGAGCTGAGAGGGTTGAAAGATGGCAGAGGTGCATGTGCAGGGCAGGAGTCCTGCAGGGCTGCATCATCACGTAATAAGAGAAAGACTTGGAAAGTTCAGAAattggagatggtggtgggctAAGACACTGCATTAGTATAACTGAGAAGTCAAGTGCCTGCGCAAATACAGTGGGCACCACGAAGGGAAGAGGCTTGACCAGCAAATCCTCGAGTCTGGGCCCTAGATAAGTCATCGAGTCCCATATGTCTGCTGGATGACGGGTATGTCTGAATGCAACATCGACTGTGTCCCGGGCGAGGAGAGCCAAGCCAAAAGATAATACATGCGATGAGATAGAAAGCCAGGAATAGCAAACCCCAATATGCTCCGAGATCCATCTCACCTAACACCTTGTCCGAGATACCCCAGTCGAACAGATTGCCTGCCTCGCCCAACTCCTGCGATTCATACCCACAGATGATGCAGTATGACTGATCCAGACTCCCAAGAAGTTGAAAGTGTCATAGCCTTACACAGAAGGCTTGACGGAAAGGGGACGGCCTACCTCGTGCAATTCGCAAATCCACTTGTACTGGCGCTGTTCGTCTCCCTCAAATGGCCACTCGAACTCTTCGGGATACGGCCCCTTCTCGCTTCCGCGGCGAAAAGGAATCTCATAACTCAACAAGAAGGGCAGAGTGCCGTTGACGAGAGGACTGCCAGTCTCACTATCGCGCTTGAGAGTCAGGTGTCCCTTGTCGTCGTATTGGTAGACGAACCCGGCCGTCAGAGCGCCCATCTTGACAGCAAGGTCGATAATGTGGGCTTTCTCCTGAAACTCATTTTGGCGGTGATCGGGGCTTCCCTCCATGATTCCGGCCCAGAATGCTCTCTCAGACTCCTCAAAGTTGTTGGGGATCTGCCAGTTCGAGTTGAAGTCCTCGCCGGCGACCATCTGAATGCGGTGTAGGCCGATGCCAAAGGGCAGAGGGAACGAATCCTCCCAGTCAACGATGCCCATAACCTCGTGGGTATCGGGGTCGACGATGAGGTTACCAGCCCAAAGGTCGGCATGGGCCATGAACAGAGGAAGTTCGCTGATCTTGTCCTGGTGACGCAATATCTCCATGGCCAGGGATCTGTAGGGCTTCATTTCCGGCTCGAGGGTGAACAAGAAAGGAATCAGAAAGGGGAGGACTTTTCTGACGACGGCTTCGTGGCTTTTGTCTTGGATGTATCCCTTGGCCAGCACGCGGCCGAGCGAGTTGCAGAGCTTGGGGAGGATATGAACGCCCTGCTCCTGGACAACCTGGGTCCAGGTTTGGCCAACAATGCGGTTTGATGCGTAGATCCAGGATTTCTTGGCCAAGTCCCTGGGGTCAGTGATGACGGCTACGAGCCGGATGTTGGGAACGTATTGGTCGAACCCGGGGCAGCTTCTGGCGCGCTCAAATGGGGTGGTGTCGAGAGAGCGGAGGCGGAACTGGATGACGATGTCGGACCCCTCGTTCATAGACACAAAGACAGTCTTGCTGTCAACTCCCTGGTGCCTGCAGAAGGTGGCATCTGTAGCTTTGGCGCCCTGCTCGCTGAAGACGTTGGCCATAGCCTTGGCTAGCTCAAGCTGCTTTGTCTTGGAGTTGAGACACTCGGGCAGGTGCTCAGGAGTAACCCGACTGTACGGGTTATCCTCGACGTTGAAAACCTCTTCTCTGACCATGGTTGTATTTGGAAGGGGAAGTGATGAAGTGGTGAGTTCAAAGTAGTCGCGATCCAGTCGCAAAGAAGGTGGAAGGGTAGAGGTGGGTTGTGTCGCGGAGTAGGAGTTTAAACGTCGGAGAAATCAGGTTTATGTCGCCTCTTGCTTGTGGTCGGAGCAATGGGGCTCACGCTTGATGTCCACGAGAGTTTGTGACTCCGTTGCTGACACGCTGTGCTGGCACGTTGTTGGCAGATCAGAGTTGTGACACTGTTGCTGGCAGATGTGTGGTTTGATGTGCGCAAACAAGAGGCAGAAGATAGTAGGCCGACAATGAGAGACACGGCCTTTTCTTTCTACAACTGTTTGACGTTTCTTTCAGTAACGACCCGAGTTTGATTGCCAGGGTGTAATGCGATAGCGATGATGGAAGCTGGATATTGCAAGGGGCTTCCGCGTTGGTTGTGCGTTGGGGTTTGGACGCACCTTTTGCTTTCCAAATGTTTAAGGAGGCAGCGGTAAGTAGAATGACCTAACGAGCCGGAGTTTTCGGTCCCTCGGTGATACGTATCTCCTCCGCAAAACGGACGTTGATTCGACTTGCGCCGAAATACGACGAGATAATGTAGAGTGGAGGGGAGGGTTAAGTCTGGACGAAAGGCCGACAGTCAGTTTCGACGAGCACCTGACTTGGTCTCGATCATGTCCTGGTTTGGGCGCTGAGTTCTGAAGAAACACCCGACCTCGGATAGGAATCTCCTGGGTTTGCTTCGTTGTGGTGCGAGGAGAAAGACggaaaagggaggagggaacGAAGCTGTTGAGGCTCGTGACTGCCCCGTACCTCCTTCCACATCGACCCGCCCCATACCATTCACCCGAATACAGTACCTACACGTACAATCGTAACTTCCGACTTTTACCAAGCACGTGCTTGTCCTTATCTTCCACATCAACATGGTGAACCCTTCCAGTTGTGCAACCCGGCGTTTCAAACGGCTTGAGATGAGTGTGTGATTGTGATACTCGCCCGCCTTCCAACTTGGCCGCCATTGTGGCCGTACTGCATGATAAGGCATCCCAGCCTATGTTGGACGCAAAACATGGAAATTGACAATGGGAATTTGACGAGGCTGAGATGTGAAAGGACAATAATGGGATGAAGGAGCTTGAATGACGTAGGGCAACAAGACTGCAAAGTGCAAACGCAGATGCTTCGGATGGTCCTTCACGGCGACTCACTCGAGACACCAATAATATGGAGTAGGCGAcattccatcatcatcatcaagcgGGTTGCACACAAACACCCTTCCCTCCAGCTATCATTACTACCCGCCCTTCTCCTTACTCCTTGGGGCCATCCCTCCAAAGCGTATAATCATAATGCCACCCCTTCCCACCCATATCCATCCGAACCTTGtaatcctcctccgccaccctCAACACCTCAAAGTCGACATCCACAATCTGCatctcctccgtctccgCGCCCAtcattcccttccttccatcccacTCTTCCCCGACCGGCGGCAACACCCCCTTGAGCGGCAGCGCAACCTGGCTCATGCCGCCCGCATTACAAAACACAATCGCCGCCGTGTTCTCACACGCCCTCGTCACACACACGCTCCCCAAAAAGATCTTT
Coding sequences:
- a CDS encoding FAD binding oxidoreductase, with translation MESLAQNLDHLTITSHPSSSSSSSSSSSSVPAWIQACFAERAADAKAAAINNHAPPQQEEEEAGHDQMDLDIVDPVVLPRKTVLQSSSSSSSTPSDRFTQAVWGRVFNHRRDYSLTPHVRAVVHPRTTAEVIAVVEYAKATGKRVSVRSGGHSWAAWSVRGDAILVDLCELELPDTLKIEWFGHHGKYGCTERVMDDSAERGPAEACVWYDEESQVVACPPSMTGQELNDFLVWMGGGGSGKGRRMFAGGHCPDVGLGGFLLQGGMGWNCKNWGWACESVISMEVVTADGQHLLINKDSHPDLFWAARGAGPGFPAIVTRLYLRTRPLLEMYHSLYFYPVSLFKKVLQWAINIAPTCDPGMEIVCVSSHLRTSTSKNPYDPNPAKDSDYDPEPTILASFTLFTTSRSAALAALQPIHDLHPPGTKHLVFCQPTSLTQEYKQQLLASPWGHRYCCDNAYISNDLSSSSGTPASSSGLGAHGMEATEESISVPDVLEKAFTTLPTVKSSALWFSMNPRSRRPLLDPQGEPMALSMQSDHYFAVYTVWSDEEDDERCTGWVRDVFKGVEKYAVGSYLGDADFRVRRARFWSDECARKLREVRRKWDPEGRMGGFCEEREGDEEVLGNGGGWV